From one Streptomyces sp. SCSIO 30461 genomic stretch:
- the tpg gene encoding telomere-protecting terminal protein Tpg — translation MLVRTIEETVLARWQPRVRARRRAQAEAEGFVFHTRARLGFAAPAGSSDDPRVRRITQDLPGEVARELFAARDAGAGEQQQPVILARALGYVYFREWGRRAHGLHVVLSDVEFADFSIG, via the coding sequence ATGCTGGTCCGGACGATCGAGGAAACGGTCCTGGCTCGGTGGCAGCCCCGGGTACGGGCCCGTCGGCGTGCCCAGGCAGAGGCGGAGGGCTTCGTCTTCCATACCCGTGCACGACTGGGGTTCGCGGCTCCAGCTGGATCGTCGGACGACCCGCGGGTACGGCGGATCACCCAGGACCTGCCGGGGGAGGTGGCCCGGGAGTTGTTCGCCGCTCGGGATGCCGGCGCGGGTGAGCAGCAGCAGCCGGTGATACTCGCGCGTGCGCTGGGGTACGTCTACTTCCGCGAGTGGGGCCGCCGGGCCCACGGCCTGCACGTGGTTTTAAGCGACGTCGAGTTCGCCGACTTCTCCATCGGCTGA
- a CDS encoding alpha/beta hydrolase: protein MSATDGARSGFVTTDDGVRLHYLEAGSGPDLLLVAGWSQTAAQWRHQIDDFSRTHHVVAVDHRGHGLSDKPDHGYRISRLATDLHQLVHALDLTDVSCVAHSMGCAVTWCHWEMFGGDRLARLVLFDEPAVLLRQPYWPEGLAEEVGALYGLEEIARTVAGLRDPLSDAEKLSAEFLEAMWTPTAGTADRRWVVGQNLLLPREYAGRLLLDNVMQDWRDVLPRITLPTLVLGGSDSVIPTAAVRWVASAVPRATLKVLRSRGSHFAFWENPADFNREIRAFLGSS from the coding sequence GTGAGTGCGACGGACGGCGCACGGAGTGGATTCGTCACCACGGACGACGGAGTGCGGCTGCACTACCTTGAGGCGGGCAGCGGTCCCGATCTCCTGCTGGTCGCGGGGTGGTCGCAGACGGCGGCGCAGTGGCGGCACCAGATCGACGACTTCTCCCGTACTCACCACGTGGTCGCCGTGGACCACCGCGGTCACGGCCTGTCCGACAAGCCCGACCACGGCTACCGCATCTCCCGTCTGGCGACGGACCTGCACCAGCTCGTCCACGCCCTCGACCTCACCGACGTCTCCTGTGTCGCCCATTCGATGGGCTGCGCGGTCACATGGTGCCACTGGGAGATGTTCGGCGGTGACCGTCTCGCGCGCCTGGTGCTCTTCGACGAGCCTGCGGTGCTGCTCCGCCAGCCCTACTGGCCGGAGGGGCTCGCCGAGGAGGTGGGAGCCCTGTACGGGCTTGAAGAGATCGCCCGCACCGTCGCCGGACTCCGCGACCCGCTTTCGGACGCCGAGAAGCTCAGTGCGGAGTTCCTGGAGGCCATGTGGACGCCGACCGCCGGCACGGCCGACCGCCGGTGGGTCGTCGGGCAGAACCTCCTGCTGCCCAGGGAGTACGCCGGCAGGCTGCTGCTGGACAACGTGATGCAGGACTGGCGCGACGTCCTACCCCGGATCACCCTCCCCACTCTCGTCCTCGGGGGGAGCGACAGCGTGATCCCCACGGCCGCCGTGCGGTGGGTGGCTTCGGCCGTTCCCCGAGCGACCCTGAAGGTCCTCCGTTCGCGGGGCAGCCACTTCGCGTTCTGGGAAAACCCCGCCGACTTCAACCGGGAGATCCGTGCCTTCCTGGGGAGCTCCTGA
- a CDS encoding BTAD domain-containing putative transcriptional regulator, whose protein sequence is MPKLVAHTSRTTRCAPWSPGPHPRGAHGPADARLSRSGRHTDALAAFHHLRYALREGLATTPGPDVHRLTTAILTGHPRLEPPPPHPGRGPHLVAA, encoded by the coding sequence TTGCCCAAGCTCGTAGCCCACACGAGCCGAACCACCCGCTGTGCGCCCTGGTCACCAGGACCTCACCCACGAGGAGCTCACGGGCCAGCTGATGCTCGCCTCTCCCGCTCCGGCCGACATACCGACGCCCTCGCCGCTTTCCACCACCTCCGGTACGCCCTGCGCGAGGGCCTGGCCACCACCCCGGGTCCGGACGTCCACCGCCTGACCACGGCCATCCTCACCGGCCACCCCCGCCTCGAACCGCCTCCCCCTCACCCTGGACGCGGTCCCCACCTCGTGGCCGCCTGA
- a CDS encoding hemolysin family protein has translation MTTVQLLIGAFTLITNAFFVGAEFALISVRRSQIEPRAQAGDRRAKMTLWGLQHLSAVMATAQLGITVSSLVLGAVAEPAMAHLLEPVFEAVHVPQALIHPIAFIIALALATYLHMLFGEMVPKNIALAAPQPAALLLGPPLVALARAVRPVVFGINSFANTLLRLLKVEPKDEVESVFTDDELARLVADSSQAGLLDPADGERLRDALELGTRPVGEILVPLSRMVTVNDAVTPAQLERAATSAGYSRLPVLGLDSSVLGYLHIKDALGIPERHQPFPPSALHTVTRVEIDTPLDDTLTAMRTDGTHLAAITGDKGTVLGFVTMEDVLSELVGPTT, from the coding sequence ATGACCACCGTGCAACTCCTCATCGGCGCCTTCACCCTGATCACCAACGCGTTCTTCGTCGGCGCGGAATTCGCCCTGATCTCCGTGCGCCGCAGCCAGATCGAACCCCGCGCCCAGGCAGGCGACAGACGCGCGAAAATGACCCTGTGGGGCCTTCAGCACCTCTCGGCCGTGATGGCCACCGCCCAGCTCGGCATCACCGTCTCCTCCCTCGTGCTCGGCGCCGTCGCCGAACCCGCCATGGCCCACCTGCTGGAACCCGTCTTCGAGGCCGTCCACGTACCCCAGGCCCTGATCCACCCGATCGCCTTCATCATCGCCCTGGCCCTGGCCACCTACCTTCACATGCTGTTCGGCGAGATGGTCCCCAAGAACATCGCCCTCGCCGCACCGCAACCGGCCGCGCTACTCCTCGGCCCACCGCTGGTCGCCCTCGCCCGCGCCGTGCGCCCTGTCGTCTTCGGCATCAACTCCTTCGCCAACACCCTCCTGCGGCTACTCAAAGTCGAGCCCAAAGACGAGGTCGAATCCGTGTTCACGGACGACGAACTCGCCCGCTTGGTCGCCGACTCCAGCCAAGCCGGACTCCTCGACCCAGCCGACGGCGAACGTCTCCGCGACGCCTTGGAACTCGGCACCCGCCCGGTCGGCGAAATCCTCGTACCACTGAGCCGCATGGTCACCGTCAATGACGCAGTCACCCCCGCCCAACTCGAACGCGCCGCCACCAGCGCCGGCTACTCCCGCCTCCCAGTCCTCGGCCTCGATAGCAGCGTGCTGGGCTACCTGCACATCAAGGACGCCCTCGGCATTCCCGAACGCCACCAGCCCTTCCCCCCGTCCGCATTGCACACCGTGACGCGGGTAGAGATCGACACCCCGCTCGATGACACCCTCACCGCGATGCGCACCGACGGCACCCACCTCGCCGCCATCACCGGCGACAAAGGCACCGTTCTCGGGTTTGTCACCATGGAAGACGTCCTGTCCGAACTCGTCGGTCCCACCACCTGA
- a CDS encoding hemolysin family protein, producing the protein MTEFLLLLLALTLTLACAVFVAAEFSLTTVERGELERAAEAGERGADSALKAARRLTFQLSGAQLGITVTSLVIGMLAEPSLAALLRGPLEALGLGTAASSVATVLGVAISTVVLMVVGELVPKNWAISRPLAVAKTVAAPQRGFTALFAPFIRHLNSTANRFVRRFGLEPTEELAHARTPEELVALARHSAAQGAIEADQAELFVRTLHLSELTTENVMTPRVDMQALEAHATAADAANLTLATGLSRFPVYRDSLDEVIGTLHIRDVLALDEDKRALTPVTDLTTPPLLVPDTLPVDTLLGRLRVARTMAVVIDEYGGTAGVATVEDIVEEVVGEVRDEHDPHEAPDLLPGPATDDGRPVWEADGGIRTDQLATIGLTAPDGPYETLAGLIATRLERIPEAGDTVHLDGWDITVLDVHHHRADRLNLTAPAMQDDQAQETVR; encoded by the coding sequence GTGACCGAGTTCCTACTGCTCCTGCTCGCCTTGACCCTCACGCTGGCGTGCGCGGTGTTCGTCGCGGCCGAGTTTTCTCTGACCACCGTCGAGCGCGGTGAACTGGAACGCGCCGCCGAAGCCGGGGAACGAGGCGCCGACAGCGCCCTCAAGGCCGCCAGGCGTCTCACCTTCCAGCTCTCCGGCGCACAGCTCGGGATCACGGTGACCTCGCTGGTCATCGGCATGCTTGCCGAACCCTCCCTCGCCGCCCTGCTGCGCGGCCCCCTGGAAGCGCTCGGGCTGGGAACTGCCGCGTCCTCGGTGGCGACCGTCCTGGGCGTCGCGATCTCCACGGTGGTGCTGATGGTGGTCGGTGAGCTCGTACCGAAGAACTGGGCGATCTCCCGCCCCTTGGCGGTGGCCAAGACAGTCGCGGCCCCGCAGCGCGGCTTCACCGCGCTCTTCGCGCCGTTCATCCGGCACCTGAACAGCACCGCCAACCGGTTCGTGCGGCGCTTCGGACTGGAGCCCACCGAGGAACTCGCCCACGCCCGCACCCCCGAGGAGCTCGTGGCCCTGGCCCGGCATTCGGCCGCACAGGGGGCCATCGAGGCGGACCAGGCGGAACTGTTCGTGCGCACGCTGCACCTGAGTGAGCTGACCACCGAGAACGTCATGACCCCCCGGGTGGACATGCAAGCCCTCGAAGCCCACGCCACCGCAGCCGATGCCGCGAACCTCACCCTCGCCACCGGCCTGTCCCGGTTCCCCGTCTACCGCGACAGCCTGGACGAGGTCATCGGCACCCTCCACATCCGCGACGTCCTCGCACTAGACGAGGACAAACGCGCGCTCACCCCGGTCACGGACCTGACCACGCCACCGCTGCTGGTCCCCGACACCCTGCCCGTCGACACCCTCCTCGGCCGACTGCGGGTCGCACGCACCATGGCCGTGGTCATCGACGAATACGGCGGAACCGCCGGCGTCGCCACCGTCGAGGACATCGTCGAAGAAGTCGTCGGCGAGGTCCGCGACGAACACGACCCCCACGAAGCCCCCGATCTGCTGCCCGGCCCCGCAACCGACGACGGCCGCCCCGTATGGGAAGCCGACGGCGGCATCCGTACCGACCAACTCGCCACCATCGGCCTCACCGCCCCGGACGGCCCCTACGAAACCCTGGCCGGCCTCATCGCCACCCGCCTCGAACGCATCCCCGAAGCGGGAGACACCGTACACCTCGACGGATGGGACATCACCGTCCTCGACGTCCACCACCACCGCGCCGACCGCCTCAACCTCACCGCCCCCGCCATGCAGGACGACCAGGCACAGGAGACCGTGCGATGA
- a CDS encoding IS5 family transposase: MPTLPSWLTEPLWDQFAALLPERPEYHPDHPLGCHRRRISDRIVFDKMLQLLRFGCSYEAIADTTCSATTIRSRRDEWIRLGVFAQLKQIALDSYDRIVGLVLNQIAVDGSITKAPGGGEAAGRSPVDRGKQGLKRSGMTDGYGIPLGRVLAGANRHDSPLLAPTLDRLDDLGPLPDDITVHLDAGYDSDKTRALLSERGLHGRIAHKGAKAPIQASQRWHVERTHAWQNAFHRLARCYERRTTVIDAFFDLADVIITVRSLIRQAWTTHRWDERPNHRP; the protein is encoded by the coding sequence GTGCCCACGCTGCCATCATGGCTGACCGAACCGCTCTGGGACCAATTCGCTGCGCTGCTGCCCGAGAGGCCGGAGTACCACCCGGACCATCCACTCGGTTGCCACCGTCGACGCATCAGCGACCGGATCGTCTTCGACAAGATGCTGCAACTGCTGCGCTTCGGCTGTTCTTACGAGGCGATCGCCGACACAACATGCTCGGCCACCACGATCCGAAGCCGTCGCGACGAGTGGATACGACTCGGCGTCTTCGCCCAGCTCAAGCAGATCGCGCTCGACTCCTACGACCGGATCGTTGGTCTCGTCCTCAACCAGATCGCGGTCGACGGCTCCATCACCAAGGCCCCCGGAGGCGGCGAAGCCGCCGGACGTTCACCGGTCGACCGCGGCAAACAGGGCCTCAAACGCTCGGGCATGACGGACGGGTACGGCATTCCACTGGGGCGTGTCCTGGCCGGTGCCAACCGCCACGACTCCCCGTTGCTCGCACCGACCCTGGACCGCCTGGACGACCTCGGACCGTTACCCGACGACATCACCGTGCACCTGGACGCCGGCTACGACTCGGACAAGACCCGCGCGCTGCTCAGCGAACGCGGCCTGCACGGACGCATCGCGCACAAGGGCGCGAAGGCGCCCATCCAGGCCAGTCAGCGTTGGCATGTCGAACGCACCCACGCGTGGCAGAACGCCTTCCACCGGCTCGCCCGCTGCTACGAGCGGCGCACCACCGTCATCGACGCATTCTTCGACCTCGCCGACGTGATCATCACCGTGCGTAGTCTGATCCGGCAGGCATGGACGACTCACCGCTGGGACGAACGCCCGAACCACCGACCATGA
- a CDS encoding sporulation protein yields the protein MVFKKLLGSLGVGGPAVDTVLDPGAVLPGGTLSGHVHLKGGNADFDIDHITLELVAHIEAERDHGESEGTFAFGRLPVAAGFRLGEGEHHSVPFAIIVPWEMPITELYGQPLGIMLGVRTELSVAGAKDKGDLDLLAVRPLPVQEAILEALGQLGFGFKSADLEYGHIHGTGQQLPFYQEIELAPAPQYAHAMHELEITFLATPGGMEIVLEADKPGGFFSSGHDVVNRHVVSHDGVAHRDWTTPAQPAGQRHHPPDDLPLLVRQVRGVEAGPQRTVPGVSVQVGETVARCREPEVGQRTIRNTDGSVRHNEALFLAGSA from the coding sequence ATGGTGTTCAAGAAGCTGCTCGGCTCGCTCGGTGTGGGCGGGCCCGCGGTGGACACGGTCCTCGACCCTGGTGCCGTCCTGCCCGGCGGCACGCTGTCGGGCCACGTCCACCTCAAGGGCGGGAACGCCGACTTCGACATCGACCACATCACCCTCGAACTCGTCGCCCACATCGAAGCCGAGCGCGACCACGGGGAGAGCGAAGGTACGTTCGCCTTCGGGCGCCTCCCCGTCGCGGCCGGCTTCCGCCTCGGGGAGGGCGAGCATCACAGCGTGCCGTTCGCGATCATCGTGCCGTGGGAGATGCCGATCACGGAGCTGTACGGGCAGCCGCTGGGCATCATGCTCGGTGTACGCACCGAACTGTCCGTGGCCGGCGCCAAGGACAAGGGCGACCTGGATCTGCTGGCGGTACGCCCGCTGCCGGTGCAGGAAGCGATCCTGGAAGCTCTCGGACAGCTCGGCTTCGGCTTCAAGTCCGCAGACCTGGAGTACGGGCACATCCACGGCACCGGCCAGCAGCTGCCCTTCTACCAGGAGATCGAACTCGCCCCGGCCCCCCAGTACGCGCACGCCATGCACGAGCTGGAGATCACCTTCCTCGCGACCCCCGGCGGCATGGAGATCGTTCTCGAGGCCGACAAGCCCGGAGGGTTCTTCTCCTCCGGGCATGATGTCGTCAACCGGCACGTCGTCAGCCACGACGGCGTCGCTCACCGTGACTGGACCACACCCGCACAGCCAGCCGGGCAGCGGCATCACCCGCCGGATGACCTGCCACTCCTCGTCCGTCAGGTCCGTGGCGTAGAAGCGGGCCCGCAGCGGACGGTCCCCGGCGTTTCCGTACAGGTGGGCGAGACAGTCGCACGGTGCCGTGAACCGGAGGTCGGGCAGCGGACGATCAGGAACACAGACGGTAGCGTGAGACACAACGAGGCTCTGTTTCTTGCGGGTTCGGCGTAG
- a CDS encoding BlaI/MecI/CopY family transcriptional regulator yields MNSPVDARGVLEGDGVREQEPSRRRGQGELEGEVLAALRTAAEPVSTAWVQERLGHGLAYTTVITILTRLLAKGAVSREKAGRSFVWTPKADGAGLAALRMRRVLDGESDRETVLARFVTGLPPQDEQVLRELLERAREAEE; encoded by the coding sequence ATGAACAGCCCTGTCGATGCACGGGGCGTGCTGGAGGGAGACGGGGTGAGGGAACAGGAGCCCTCGCGGCGACGCGGCCAGGGTGAGCTGGAGGGCGAAGTGCTGGCCGCACTGCGAACGGCGGCGGAGCCGGTGAGTACGGCATGGGTGCAGGAACGGCTTGGGCATGGCTTGGCCTATACCACGGTGATCACCATCCTCACCCGATTGCTGGCCAAGGGAGCGGTGTCGCGGGAGAAGGCGGGCCGATCGTTCGTATGGACGCCGAAGGCCGACGGGGCGGGCTTGGCGGCCCTGCGGATGCGGCGGGTGCTGGACGGGGAGAGCGATCGGGAGACGGTGTTGGCCAGGTTCGTCACCGGCCTGCCGCCGCAGGACGAGCAGGTGCTTCGGGAGCTGCTGGAGCGGGCCCGGGAAGCGGAGGAGTAG
- a CDS encoding transposase, which produces MRVFTRRYVIDGLDDGGRGAGPGGAGVLVVDETGFAKKGRASVGVARQYSGTLGGAFPCQIGVMAAWATGRGQALVDREIYLHREWAGDRARCAPRMSPTASVSPPSPVWPSG; this is translated from the coding sequence CTGCGGGTTTTCACCCGCCGTTACGTCATCGACGGCCTGGACGACGGCGGGAGGGGCGCCGGGCCCGGCGGAGCGGGAGTGCTGGTGGTCGACGAGACCGGCTTCGCCAAGAAGGGCCGGGCCTCGGTCGGGGTGGCCAGGCAGTACTCCGGCACGCTCGGCGGGGCCTTCCCGTGCCAGATCGGAGTGATGGCCGCCTGGGCCACCGGCCGCGGGCAAGCGCTGGTCGACCGGGAGATCTACCTGCACAGGGAATGGGCCGGGGACCGGGCCCGCTGCGCGCCGCGCATGTCCCCGACAGCGTCGGTTTCGCCACCAAGCCCCGTCTGGCCGAGCGGATGA